A DNA window from Leishmania panamensis strain MHOM/PA/94/PSC-1 chromosome 27 sequence contains the following coding sequences:
- a CDS encoding hypothetical protein (TriTrypDB/GeneDB-style sysID: LpmP.27.1630) yields MSGSEALTHSPDRFIFLPFRLGEKDIPDWSLCSRYIATNHASNNTTTVDDAIKSMAAYHNTIVKACTLSDSKQTPNESFINHTLLRYCRLVGQAQAHLPLHSGHVSKNLKFVWYDSFDDGTKYESTNSNSELVSCVYNLAASYAYVAVTQAHTGSMEEVKSAYKHFQNAAGYYEMVTSMLDRLPPDQLTKGDMKRDSLAMLTRLCLAQAHHCGYLKAEETMKGKHDVLSKITVEAAKQYEDVLSSFKNSVWLKKRAANAKDVEAHLGANVCIFKARAHLHLGIKSEEEGEMGEAIAHYRKAKEHLMKLPRMTTQSLTVWVNSIVTSANTVEEKAEKANASVYFARIPKDVPQPEGLPRSLGTATVHPGFVRFVSTREEDPFFGIVSAHIAKTVSAWREKQRNLVHVCTTAAANTRKSTQAKLQTLGVVAAIQAMSGEFQGRNRVPEPLRSNILKLREENKTPSGATCSVTDILMSSVSACSELYQAAENKLKEVSAELEKDSETDGHYVEAYGEKMWRAVHPVSNQTPDYCTISAAISEHEKGLQRWLVKPFNEAKMMMEEHIRNIARLDWPIADLDALMPFVETKEARQQSGRVMALVEKLKELVETRARIENEQAEEEKVLQDKLESDDLVFSISSVESTQRDAILAKGSKDISDAIEKVNEKVRQERELVPKAEELMEQIGTLQSTDPMAVEIQKVSNGLENACSIYQDLKKDFASVVQYGTKAIDEIEATLREAKSYTTSRELQAREVQSRLDAQIAAKMSQMQDVESQIAESRRRQEMLQQQIASLQQQTQQQPAYQYPPPSLQQLPQQQYPPPQQQYPPPQQQQYNQIPPAPSVPYQYPPLSIQQEPPAPPSYDQLSSTAPMPSVQPPPPQQMSAYPYPVPPQQQPVNSAYPSYKPPYSL; encoded by the coding sequence ATGTCCGGCTCTGAggcactcactcactcaccgGATCGGTTTATCTTCTTACCATTCCGCCTCGGCGAGAAGGACATCCCGGACTGGTCGCTTTGCTCGCGCTACATCGCCACGAACCATGCGAGCAACAATACAACCACCGTCGATGACGCCATCAAGTCTATGGCGGCGTACCACAACACCATTGTGAAGGCATGCACCCTTTCTGACTCGAAGCAGACGCCGAACGAAAGTTTTATTAAtcacacgctgctgcgctactGCCGCCTGGTGGGGCAAGCGCAGGCCCATCTGCCACTACACAGCGGACACGTGAGCAAAAACCTAAAATTTGTCTGGTATGACAGCTTCGATGACGGAACCAAGTATGAGAGTACGAATTCAAACTCGGAGCTGGTGAGCTGCGTGTACAACCTAGCCGCCTCGTACGCGTACGTGGCGGTGACGCAGGCCCACACAGGGTCTATGGAGGAAGTGAAGAGTGCGTACAAACACTTTCAGAACGCGGCCGGTTACTACGAGATGGTCACCTCGATGTTGGACCGCCTGCCGCCAGACCAGCTGACCAAGGGTGACATGAAGCGAGACTCGCTGGCAATGCTCACTCGGCTGTGTCTCGCTCAGGCTCACCACTGCGGGTACctcaaggcggaggagacgaTGAAGGGAAAGCACGATGTACTGTCCAAGATtacggtggaggcggcgaagcAATACGAGGACGTTCTCTCATCCTTCAAGAACTCGGTATggctgaagaagagggcggcTAACGCAAAGGACGTCGAGGCCCACCTCGGAGCCAACGTCTGCATCTTCAaggcgcgcgcacacctTCACCTCGGCATCaagagcgaggaagagggcgagaTGGGTGAGGCCATCGCGCACTACCGAAAGGCAAAGGAGCACCTAATGAAGCTGCCTCGCATGACGACGCAATCGCTGACGGTGTGGGTCAACAGCATTGTCACCAGCGCCAACACAGTCGAGGAGAAGGCCGAGAAGGCAAATGCGTCTGTCTACTTTGCCCGCATCCCAAAAGATGTTCCGCAGCCAGAGGGGCTGCCGCGCTCGCTCGGCACCGCGACGGTGCACCCAGGCTTTGTGCGGTTTGTGTCGACACGCGAAGAGGACCCCTTTTTCGGAATCGTTTCCGCGCACATCGCGAAGACAGTGAGCGCCTGGcgcgagaagcagcgcaacCTCGTTCATgtctgcaccaccgccgccgccaacacGCGCAAGAGCACACAGGCAAAGCTACAGACACTGGGGGTAGTGGCGGCCATACAGGCCATGTCCGGCGAGTTCCAGGGCCGCAACCGCGTGCCGGAGCCGCTGCGCTCAAACATTctgaagctgcgcgaggagaaCAAGACCCCGAGCGGTGCAACTTGCAGCGTGACCGACATCCTCATGAGCAGCGTGAGTGCGTGCAGTGAACTGTACCAGGCCGCCGAGAACAAGCTGAAGGAAGTGAGCGCGGAGCTGGAAAAGGACAGTGAGACAGATGGGCACTATGTGGAAGCTTACGGAGAGAAGATGTGGCGTGCCGTGCACCCCGTCTCCAACCAGACCCCGGACTACTGCACCATCTCGGCGGCCATCAGTGAGCACGAGAAGggtctgcagcggtggctcgTGAAGCCGTTCAACGAGGCGAAGATGATGATGGAGGAACACATAAGGAACATCGCCCGTCTGGACTGGCCGATTGCAGATTTGGACGCGCTGATGCCGTTTGTGGAAACCAAGGAGGCACGCCAGCAGTCAGGCAGGGTCATGGCGCTcgtggagaagctgaaggagttAGTGGAGACGAGGGCACGCATCGAGAATGAAcaagcagaggaagagaaggtcCTGCAAGACAAGCTAGAGTCCGACGACTTGGTCTTCAGCATTTCCTCTGTCGAGTCAACGCAGCGCGACGCGATACTGGCGAAGGGTTCCAAGGACATCTCGGACGCGATCGAGAAGGTGAACGAGAAGGTGCGCCAGGAGCGGGAATTAGTGCCCAAGGCcgaggagctgatggagcAGATCGGCACTTTACAAAGTACTGACCCCATGGCTGTGGAAATACAGAAGGTATCGAACGGGCTCGAAAACGCCTGCTCCATCTATCAAGACCTCAAGAAGGACTTTGCGAGCGTTGTGCAGTACGGCACCAAGGCCATAGACGAGATTGAGGCCACTCTCAGAGAAGCCAAGTCCTACACAACGAGTCGCGAGCTTCAGGCACGGGAGGTGCAGAGTCGTCTGGATGCGCAGATTGCGGCGAAGATGAGCCAGATGCAGGACGTGGAGAGCCAAATCGCCGAATCACGGCGGCGTCAAGAaatgctgcagcagcagattgcctcgctgcagcagcagacgcagcagcagcccgcaTACCAGTACCCACCGCCGTCCCTTCAGCAGctaccacagcagcagtacccgccgccacaacagcagtacccgccgccacagcagcagcagtacaaCCAAATACCCCCGGCGCCGTCCGTGCCATATCAGTACCCTCCCCTGTCTATTCAGCAGGAGCCGCCTGCTCCACCGTCGTACGATCAACTCAGCAGCACAGCTCCGATGCCGTCGGtgcagccaccacccccacagcAGATGAGTGCGTACCCGTATCcagtgccaccgcagcagcagcctgtAAACTCTGCCTACCCCTCCTACAAACCGCCATACTCACTGTAG